One window of the Terriglobales bacterium genome contains the following:
- a CDS encoding AraC family transcriptional regulator yields the protein MSLPDKALWIIERNSTQPLTLDGIAAACGVARSHLAHAFGTATGVSVMQYVRARRLTVAARALAFGAPDILSVALDAGYGSHEAFTRAFRDRFGQTPEGVRERRSVNGLALVDPLELRPRANVRLDPPHITDGQSMRVVGLAERCSFETTVSIPAQWQRFMECYDAIPYKHDHIPIGVCYSADDDGQFLYMCGAEVHRFGERLPQLLHLEIPQRQYAVFEHAGHVSTIFETYRSIWNEAIPATGRAVADAPVIERHNPAFDPRTGEGGLTLWIPLAS from the coding sequence ATGTCGTTACCGGACAAGGCGCTGTGGATCATTGAGCGCAACTCTACCCAACCGCTCACGCTCGACGGAATCGCGGCGGCGTGCGGGGTCGCACGGTCGCACCTGGCCCACGCTTTTGGGACTGCGACCGGCGTGTCTGTCATGCAATACGTGCGTGCACGTCGTCTAACTGTCGCAGCAAGGGCGCTCGCATTCGGCGCGCCCGACATCCTCTCCGTCGCTCTAGACGCGGGCTACGGGTCACACGAAGCGTTCACACGCGCGTTCCGCGACCGCTTCGGACAGACGCCCGAGGGCGTACGCGAACGCCGCAGTGTCAATGGCCTCGCGCTCGTTGACCCGCTTGAGCTGCGGCCCCGCGCCAATGTTCGCCTCGATCCACCTCATATCACAGACGGTCAAAGCATGCGCGTCGTTGGCCTCGCGGAGCGCTGCTCCTTCGAGACCACCGTCAGCATTCCGGCACAATGGCAGCGATTCATGGAGTGCTACGATGCCATCCCCTACAAGCACGATCACATCCCAATCGGGGTCTGTTACAGCGCGGACGACGACGGGCAGTTCTTGTACATGTGTGGCGCCGAGGTGCATCGCTTTGGGGAGCGCTTGCCCCAATTACTCCACCTCGAGATTCCTCAGCGGCAGTACGCGGTGTTCGAGCACGCCGGGCACGTTTCCACTATCTTCGAGACCTACCGCAGCATCTGGAACGAGGCGATCCCTGCTACTGGCCGAGCCGTGGCTGACGCCCCGGTCATCGAGCGGCACAACCCAGCTTTCGACCCACGCACTGGAGAGGGTGGATTGACGTTGTGGATTCCCCTCGCCTCATGA
- a CDS encoding plasmid partition protein ParG: MPANVASGKTTRMNLNVPSELHHAFKVSTVLQGKDMTTVLIQFIEQYVDKHYPKQLPKKGRR, translated from the coding sequence ATGCCAGCCAACGTGGCTTCCGGAAAGACAACCCGTATGAATCTGAACGTGCCTTCTGAACTGCACCATGCTTTCAAAGTGTCGACCGTTCTCCAGGGCAAGGATATGACCACCGTCCTGATCCAGTTCATCGAGCAGTACGTGGACAAGCATTACCCGAAACAACTGCCGAAGAAGGGGCGCCGCTAA
- a CDS encoding recombinase family protein, with protein sequence MKRCALYLRVSTVDQHPETQLHDLRNLAAQRGFEIVAEYTDRISGAKTKLPGLDQLMSDARRGHCDVVLVWAFDRIARSVKHFLEVLDELTHLNVEFVSFRENIDTGGPLGRAMIVIIGAIAELERNLIIERVRAGMRRAKLEGRRIGRAPILVNRVAILRDRERGRSLTEIAQAHGISRALVSKILRQERVAGHKGYVPAPPQVQENRPPKTEARTSHEALPSALVPK encoded by the coding sequence ATGAAACGCTGCGCCTTGTATCTCCGCGTCTCGACTGTCGATCAGCATCCTGAAACGCAACTGCACGATCTGCGCAACCTGGCCGCCCAGCGCGGCTTCGAGATCGTTGCCGAGTACACCGACCGAATTAGCGGCGCGAAGACCAAGCTTCCGGGGCTCGACCAACTGATGAGTGATGCCCGTCGCGGCCACTGCGACGTCGTTCTGGTGTGGGCTTTCGACAGGATCGCTCGATCAGTGAAGCACTTCCTGGAAGTGCTCGACGAACTCACGCATCTTAATGTCGAGTTCGTTAGCTTCCGTGAAAATATCGACACCGGCGGACCGCTAGGCCGGGCCATGATCGTGATCATCGGGGCGATTGCCGAACTCGAGCGTAACCTTATTATCGAGCGTGTCCGGGCCGGCATGCGGCGGGCGAAGCTGGAAGGCCGGCGAATCGGACGGGCACCGATCCTCGTCAACCGTGTCGCCATCCTCCGGGACCGTGAACGCGGCCGTTCACTGACCGAAATCGCCCAGGCTCATGGAATATCCCGGGCGCTGGTCTCGAAGATCCTGCGCCAGGAACGAGTTGCTGGCCACAAAGGGTATGTTCCAGCCCCTCCGCAAGTCCAAGAAAACAGGCCGCCGAAAACCGAGGCCAGAACTAGTCACGAAGCATTGCCTTCCGCACTAGTGCCCAAGTAG
- a CDS encoding ATP-binding protein codes for MNEFRVIVVAPTGRDGELICRLLERMGINTVMSRDCSSAIRAATESAGAFILSDEVLNAESIHHLSEFIAAQPSWSDLPVIVLTSGGQTTPVSEARRRLREPLGNVIVVERPVRPETLASTVQSAIRARARQYQLRDHLRQERLAADALRKSEKLAVAGRLAASIAHEINNPLESVMNLMFLIKSSRSLEEAKHYLGIAEQELQRVVEITTHTLRFHRDTSVAAPVNLKGMLDSVLGLYDRRLRTGNVTLALSVDPQSQVFGSAGELRQVAANLIGNALDAMPHGGTLYIRIGRGAERSNGIRPGVRFVVADTGAGIPESIRGKIMEPFVSTKQDTGTGLGLWLTSEIVRKHRGSVRFKSRLGKGTVFCVFLPEDLEQQS; via the coding sequence ATGAATGAATTCAGGGTGATCGTCGTCGCTCCAACAGGCCGCGATGGTGAACTAATTTGCCGCCTGCTCGAGCGCATGGGAATAAACACGGTGATGTCTCGGGATTGCAGCTCCGCCATCCGCGCAGCGACGGAGTCTGCCGGCGCATTCATTCTCTCCGACGAAGTTCTTAACGCCGAATCTATTCACCACTTATCCGAATTCATCGCCGCTCAGCCCTCCTGGTCCGACTTGCCGGTCATCGTGCTCACCAGTGGTGGACAGACAACGCCAGTCAGCGAAGCGCGTCGGCGATTGCGCGAGCCCTTGGGCAATGTCATCGTCGTCGAACGACCTGTCCGCCCGGAGACATTGGCGAGCACCGTTCAAAGTGCCATCCGGGCCCGCGCAAGGCAGTATCAGCTTCGCGATCACCTGCGGCAGGAAAGGCTTGCCGCCGACGCCTTGCGCAAGTCGGAGAAGCTGGCAGTCGCCGGCCGCCTGGCTGCAAGCATTGCTCACGAGATTAATAATCCTCTCGAATCTGTGATGAACCTCATGTTTTTGATCAAATCGTCGAGGTCTCTTGAGGAAGCTAAACACTACCTTGGAATTGCCGAGCAGGAACTTCAGCGCGTAGTGGAAATCACCACCCACACGCTTCGGTTTCATCGTGACACCAGTGTCGCCGCTCCGGTCAACCTGAAGGGCATGCTCGATTCTGTGCTAGGGCTGTACGACCGCAGGCTGCGTACCGGGAACGTAACCCTTGCATTGAGTGTGGACCCGCAGTCGCAAGTATTTGGTTCTGCTGGCGAACTGCGCCAAGTGGCAGCGAATCTCATCGGCAACGCGCTGGATGCGATGCCGCACGGTGGAACACTGTATATCCGAATAGGCCGGGGCGCTGAGCGTTCCAACGGAATCCGGCCGGGCGTTCGCTTCGTTGTCGCAGATACTGGTGCCGGGATTCCGGAAAGTATTCGGGGGAAGATCATGGAACCCTTCGTCAGCACCAAGCAGGACACGGGCACCGGTCTCGGTCTCTGGCTCACTTCTGAGATCGTCCGCAAACACCGCGGTTCCGTTCGCTTCAAGTCGCGGCTCGGCAAGGGCACCGTATTCTGCGTGTTTCTGCCTGAAGATTTGGAGCAACAAAGCTAG
- a CDS encoding ATPase domain-containing protein: MTVVNASNGDGQNLRVSSGIAGLDDVLNGGFPSNHLYLVEGDPGTGKTTMALQFLLEGVRLGESCLYVTLSESNRELEGVAESHGWTLHRIPVFEMTPQDEAINPEGEYTVFHPSDVELADTTASVLRQVDKVQPTRVVFDSLSELRMLAREPLRYRRQILGLKRYFAGRNCTVLLLDDRTAEGHDLQLQSIAHGVIMMQSLDREFGVKRRRLEVRKLRGSRFREGYHDYSIDTGGVTVFPRLVASEHAPGHNMAPVSSGIKELDQLVGGGLDSGTTTLLMGPAGCGKSSVAARYAAAAAERGESSAIFIFDETLTTYLHRSAGLGIEIAGPLRAGKISLHQVDPAEIAPGHFVHQVRKLVEDGRISVLVIDSLNGFLNAMPGETFLMLQLHELLSYLNQQGVTTIFTLAQHGLLGTAMDSPIDVSYLADSVLLFRFYELKGELRQALSVVKKRSGKHERTIRALTFDSGRLSLGPPLSDYRGIMTGVPQPATEDAGY, translated from the coding sequence ATGACAGTCGTTAACGCCTCGAACGGCGACGGACAGAATCTGCGAGTGAGCAGTGGAATTGCTGGGCTCGACGATGTTCTAAACGGCGGGTTCCCCTCCAACCACCTATATCTTGTGGAAGGCGATCCCGGGACTGGCAAGACGACCATGGCCTTGCAGTTCCTCCTTGAAGGCGTACGCCTCGGGGAATCCTGTCTTTACGTGACCCTATCGGAGTCGAACCGCGAATTAGAGGGCGTGGCCGAATCGCACGGTTGGACACTTCATCGCATTCCCGTATTTGAGATGACCCCCCAAGACGAAGCGATCAATCCGGAGGGAGAATACACGGTCTTCCATCCTTCCGATGTCGAACTTGCCGATACCACCGCTTCGGTGCTGCGACAGGTTGATAAAGTGCAGCCCACGAGAGTTGTATTTGACTCATTATCGGAACTCCGCATGCTCGCTCGTGAGCCTCTTCGTTATCGACGTCAGATACTCGGGTTGAAGCGCTACTTCGCGGGCCGTAACTGTACCGTGCTCTTGCTTGACGACCGCACTGCCGAAGGGCACGACCTTCAACTGCAGAGCATTGCGCACGGCGTCATCATGATGCAGAGCTTGGATCGCGAATTTGGAGTAAAACGTCGCCGCCTTGAGGTGCGAAAGCTGCGCGGCTCGCGGTTCCGCGAGGGATATCACGACTACTCGATCGACACCGGGGGTGTAACAGTATTCCCGCGCCTGGTGGCGTCGGAACATGCGCCAGGCCACAACATGGCTCCGGTTTCCAGCGGCATCAAGGAACTGGATCAACTCGTCGGAGGTGGGCTGGACAGCGGAACTACGACCTTGCTGATGGGACCAGCCGGGTGCGGTAAATCGAGCGTTGCGGCGCGTTATGCCGCTGCTGCCGCGGAGCGAGGCGAATCCTCCGCCATCTTCATTTTCGATGAAACGCTCACGACTTATCTCCACCGCTCCGCTGGTCTCGGGATCGAGATCGCTGGTCCGCTTCGCGCCGGCAAGATTAGCCTTCACCAGGTCGACCCTGCCGAGATCGCCCCGGGGCATTTCGTCCATCAGGTTCGAAAGCTGGTCGAAGACGGCCGGATCTCTGTCCTTGTCATCGATAGCTTGAACGGCTTCCTCAATGCCATGCCCGGCGAAACTTTCCTCATGCTGCAACTTCACGAGTTGCTCTCTTACTTGAATCAGCAAGGGGTCACCACGATCTTCACGCTTGCTCAGCATGGGCTTTTGGGAACAGCTATGGATTCTCCTATCGACGTCAGCTACCTCGCTGATTCCGTTTTGCTCTTCCGTTTCTACGAGCTGAAGGGCGAACTCCGTCAGGCACTGTCTGTTGTAAAGAAGCGCAGCGGGAAGCACGAACGCACTATTCGTGCACTCACTTTTGATAGCGGCAGGCTGTCGCTCGGCCCGCCGCTGAGCGACTACCGAGGCATTATGACTGGAGTGCCGCAACCAGCTACTGAGGATGCGGGCTACTAA